Proteins encoded within one genomic window of Gloeobacter kilaueensis JS1:
- a CDS encoding glycosyltransferase family 2 protein → MSTVDILIPTYCRPAALAVTLTSLIAQSFKDFDLIVSDQTEEGDPLAAAEVQTALAVLRIHGHRIAAHKHLPRRGMAEHRQFLLDQAQAPYVLFLDDDLILESWLVGALVRTLKEEDCGFVGSAVIGLSYLADVRPHEQQIRFWDGPVQPESVRPDTPEWERYRLHNAANLYHLQRRLGLGPADRRRYRVAWVGGCVLYDTARLRSVGGFQFWRSLPPVHCGEDALAQLRVMARYGGCGLIPSGVYHQELPTTIEDRTANAPRLLEVPEAG, encoded by the coding sequence ATGAGCACCGTCGATATTTTGATCCCCACCTACTGCCGTCCCGCTGCTCTGGCGGTGACGCTCACCAGCCTGATCGCTCAGAGTTTCAAAGACTTTGATCTGATCGTCTCCGACCAGACGGAAGAGGGCGATCCGCTGGCTGCCGCCGAAGTCCAGACCGCCCTTGCCGTGCTGCGCATCCACGGCCACCGGATCGCGGCCCACAAGCACCTGCCCCGGCGGGGTATGGCCGAGCACCGCCAGTTTCTGCTCGATCAAGCCCAGGCACCGTATGTTCTTTTTCTCGACGACGATCTCATCCTCGAAAGCTGGCTGGTGGGTGCGCTGGTGCGGACGCTGAAGGAGGAGGACTGCGGCTTTGTCGGCAGCGCCGTGATTGGCCTGAGTTATCTGGCCGATGTCCGTCCCCACGAACAGCAGATCCGCTTCTGGGACGGCCCGGTGCAGCCCGAGAGCGTCCGGCCCGACACCCCCGAGTGGGAGCGCTACCGCCTGCACAACGCCGCCAACCTCTATCACCTCCAGCGGCGGCTGGGACTGGGGCCAGCGGATCGCCGCCGCTACCGGGTGGCCTGGGTGGGCGGCTGCGTCCTCTACGACACCGCCCGATTGCGCTCGGTGGGCGGCTTTCAATTTTGGCGCTCGCTTCCTCCGGTCCACTGCGGCGAAGACGCACTGGCCCAGCTGCGGGTAATGGCCCGCTACGGCGGCTGTGGCCTCATCCCGAGCGGCGTCTATCATCAAGAACTGCCGACGACGATCGAAGATCGGACAGCCAATGCCCCCCGGTTGCTGGAAGTGCCGGAGGCGGGCTGA
- a CDS encoding SDR family oxidoreductase, which translates to MTQAQSKAQQPPQKQEHQPGSEAQMTPQPVYDNENYHGANKLLNKVALITGGDSGIGRAVAVFFAKEKADIAIVYLDEHEDAQKTKQLVEQQGRRCVTIAGDIGDEAFCKQAVERTIQEFGQLNILVNNAAEQHPQESIADITSEQLERTFRTNIFAQFYLVKAALPHLKSGSAIINTTSVTAYKGSPKLLDYATTKGAIVAFTRSLSQALIDKGIRVNGVAPGPIWTPLIPASFGPEKTASHGSNAPMERAGQPAEVAPSYVFLASEDSSYISGQILHPNGGEVVNG; encoded by the coding sequence ATGACCCAGGCACAGTCGAAGGCGCAGCAGCCGCCCCAAAAGCAGGAGCATCAACCCGGCAGCGAGGCGCAGATGACGCCCCAGCCGGTCTATGACAACGAGAACTACCACGGTGCCAACAAGCTGCTCAACAAGGTAGCGCTCATCACCGGCGGCGACAGCGGCATCGGGCGGGCCGTGGCAGTCTTCTTTGCCAAAGAAAAAGCCGATATCGCGATCGTCTACCTCGACGAGCACGAGGATGCCCAAAAGACAAAGCAACTTGTCGAGCAGCAGGGCCGCCGCTGTGTCACGATCGCAGGCGACATTGGCGACGAGGCGTTTTGCAAGCAGGCGGTCGAGCGCACAATCCAGGAATTTGGTCAGCTCAACATCCTGGTCAACAACGCCGCCGAGCAGCACCCTCAAGAAAGTATTGCAGATATTACATCCGAACAGCTGGAGCGCACCTTCCGGACGAACATCTTTGCCCAGTTCTACCTGGTCAAGGCCGCCCTGCCCCACCTCAAATCGGGCAGCGCGATCATCAATACCACCTCGGTGACCGCCTACAAGGGCAGCCCGAAGCTGCTCGACTACGCCACGACCAAAGGCGCGATCGTCGCCTTTACCCGCTCACTCTCCCAGGCCCTGATCGACAAGGGCATCCGCGTCAACGGCGTCGCCCCAGGACCGATCTGGACACCGCTGATTCCGGCTTCCTTCGGTCCCGAAAAGACGGCAAGCCACGGCAGCAACGCTCCGATGGAGCGGGCCGGTCAACCGGCGGAAGTCGCACCGAGCTACGTCTTTCTGGCCTCGGAAGACTCCTCTTACATCAGCGGCCAGATCCTGCATCCGAACGGCGGCGAGGTGGTCAACGGCTGA
- a CDS encoding zinc-dependent alcohol dehydrogenase: MKAVVFHGIGDIRLDSVPEPKILQPTDVIVRLTASAICGTDLHMIRGTFSGMQPGTILGHEGVGIIEELGSDVRNLQLGDRVVIPSTIACGYCSYCRSGYYAQCDNANPNGQQAGTAFYGGPKDTGPFNGLQAEYARIPYANVGLVKLPEQVSDDEAIMLSDIFPTAYFGAELAEIAPGDTVAVFGCGPVGQFTIASAQLLGAGRIFAIDTVPSRLDMARAQGAEVIDFNKEDPVETLQRLTGGIGVDRAIDAVGVDAVQPHSGPAAAQAKKLSDQFREQVEQIAPETHPQGRLWQPGNAPSQVLLWAVEALAKAGTLSIIGVYPPAAMNFPIGKAMNKNLTIQMGNCNHRKYIPKLVNLVRNGTVTPSRILTQREPLTSVLDAYKAFDQRQPGWVKVELVPGS; the protein is encoded by the coding sequence GTGAAGGCAGTCGTATTTCATGGCATCGGCGACATTCGCCTCGACAGTGTTCCGGAGCCGAAGATTCTGCAGCCGACCGACGTCATCGTGCGTCTGACGGCAAGTGCGATCTGCGGCACCGATCTGCACATGATCCGGGGTACCTTCAGCGGAATGCAACCGGGGACGATTCTGGGCCACGAGGGCGTCGGGATCATCGAGGAGTTGGGTTCCGATGTGCGCAACTTGCAGTTGGGCGATCGGGTGGTGATCCCGTCTACGATCGCCTGCGGCTACTGCTCCTACTGCCGCTCGGGCTACTACGCCCAGTGCGACAACGCCAACCCCAACGGTCAGCAGGCGGGCACGGCCTTTTATGGCGGCCCCAAAGACACCGGCCCCTTCAACGGCCTGCAGGCGGAGTACGCCCGCATTCCCTACGCCAACGTCGGCCTGGTCAAATTGCCGGAACAGGTGAGCGACGACGAAGCGATCATGCTCTCCGACATTTTCCCGACCGCTTACTTTGGGGCCGAACTCGCTGAGATCGCCCCCGGCGACACGGTGGCCGTCTTTGGCTGCGGCCCGGTAGGCCAGTTTACGATCGCAAGCGCCCAGCTATTGGGAGCCGGACGGATCTTTGCCATCGACACGGTGCCCTCGCGCCTCGACATGGCCCGCGCCCAGGGGGCAGAGGTGATCGACTTTAACAAAGAAGACCCGGTGGAGACGCTGCAGCGGCTCACCGGCGGCATCGGCGTCGATCGCGCCATCGATGCGGTGGGCGTCGATGCGGTGCAGCCCCACTCCGGTCCCGCTGCCGCCCAGGCAAAGAAACTCTCAGACCAGTTTCGCGAGCAAGTCGAGCAGATCGCCCCTGAGACTCACCCCCAGGGCAGGCTCTGGCAGCCGGGCAACGCGCCCTCCCAGGTGCTCCTCTGGGCAGTCGAGGCGCTGGCCAAAGCTGGGACGCTCTCGATTATCGGCGTCTATCCACCGGCGGCGATGAACTTCCCGATCGGCAAGGCGATGAACAAGAACCTGACGATCCAGATGGGCAACTGCAATCACCGCAAGTACATCCCGAAGCTGGTCAATCTCGTGCGCAACGGCACAGTCACCCCCAGCCGGATTCTTACCCAGCGCGAACCGCTCACCTCGGTCCTCGACGCCTACAAGGCGTTCGATCAGCGCCAGCCGGGCTGGGTCAAAGTCGAACTGGTACCGGGCAGCTAG
- a CDS encoding IS110 family transposase, whose amino-acid sequence MQRDGSQNDYQLFVGIDVAALTVTAAWLLTHAKPTAAITLPQTPEGHCQLAERLLAVCPTAAEVLVVIEATGSYWMRLATFLALKGFAVSVVNPAQSHYFARALLKRSKSDALDAQTLAQLAAALQPGLWQPPPEIYYQLQQRLQHRDALLQQRQQLHNQLHALRQFPLVVAAVQASLEQLSHTFDEQIAQMEAQLEALLAQDSLWHQAATKLRTIKGIGSVTAGWVLVSTLNFGCCATVEAAVAYAGLAPRSHRSGTSLHRPERIGHAGNARLRTALYMASLSAIRCNQQIKSFYQRLRAAGKPAKVALCAAARKLLHIAWAVVKTDTPFDAEHGRLVCLQ is encoded by the coding sequence ATGCAGCGAGACGGTTCACAAAACGACTATCAGCTATTTGTCGGTATTGATGTGGCGGCACTCACTGTCACTGCCGCCTGGCTGCTCACCCACGCAAAGCCTACCGCTGCCATCACACTGCCCCAAACCCCCGAAGGACACTGCCAATTGGCCGAACGCTTACTCGCCGTCTGTCCCACCGCCGCTGAGGTGTTAGTGGTCATCGAAGCCACAGGCTCCTACTGGATGCGACTGGCCACATTTCTGGCGCTCAAAGGTTTTGCCGTCAGTGTGGTCAACCCCGCTCAGTCTCATTACTTTGCCAGGGCACTGCTCAAGCGTTCCAAAAGCGATGCGCTTGATGCCCAGACGCTTGCCCAACTCGCTGCCGCCCTGCAACCTGGTCTTTGGCAGCCGCCGCCTGAGATTTATTACCAACTCCAACAGCGCCTGCAGCATCGCGATGCCTTGCTGCAGCAACGCCAACAACTGCACAACCAGTTGCACGCTCTGCGGCAATTTCCGTTGGTGGTGGCGGCGGTACAAGCGAGTCTGGAGCAGTTGAGCCACACCTTCGATGAGCAGATTGCGCAGATGGAAGCTCAGCTAGAAGCGCTGCTCGCCCAAGACTCGCTTTGGCATCAAGCTGCAACCAAGCTGCGCACTATCAAAGGCATTGGGTCTGTCACCGCTGGGTGGGTGTTGGTGAGTACCCTCAACTTCGGCTGCTGTGCAACGGTGGAAGCGGCGGTGGCCTACGCGGGTCTCGCTCCCCGCTCCCACCGTAGCGGCACCAGCCTTCATAGACCAGAGCGCATCGGCCATGCAGGCAATGCCCGCTTACGCACGGCGCTGTATATGGCGAGCTTGAGTGCGATCCGCTGCAATCAGCAGATTAAAAGCTTTTACCAGCGGCTACGAGCAGCCGGTAAACCGGCAAAGGTAGCGCTTTGCGCTGCGGCTCGCAAACTCTTACACATTGCCTGGGCGGTTGTGAAAACAGACACGCCTTTCGATGCAGAGCACGGCAGGTTGGTTTGCTTGCAGTAG
- a CDS encoding hemerythrin domain-containing protein, with protein sequence MDVLNLLIEDHRTVEALFDKIETTDNPRLMQQYFAQIAQELTLHAAGEEEAFYPAVGQFASTANLVRESYEEHAEVKRLINDISFLQPTAPLYRERIAQLRAALAHHIEEEEGELFPRVAEHFSEQQCLELGDQVLQTKKEAKQRLLGMGV encoded by the coding sequence GTGGACGTTCTCAACCTGTTGATCGAGGATCATAGAACCGTCGAAGCGCTTTTTGACAAGATAGAAACCACTGACAATCCGAGGCTGATGCAACAATATTTCGCCCAGATTGCTCAGGAACTGACATTGCACGCCGCCGGTGAAGAGGAAGCTTTTTATCCCGCTGTCGGCCAGTTTGCCAGTACCGCTAATCTGGTGCGCGAATCTTACGAGGAGCACGCCGAGGTAAAGCGGCTGATCAACGACATTTCTTTTTTACAGCCCACTGCCCCTCTCTACCGTGAGCGGATCGCGCAGTTGCGCGCAGCGCTGGCCCACCATATCGAGGAGGAAGAGGGGGAACTGTTTCCACGGGTGGCTGAACATTTTAGCGAACAGCAGTGCCTCGAACTGGGCGATCAGGTGCTCCAGACAAAAAAGGAGGCAAAGCAAAGGCTGCTCGGTATGGGAGTCTAG
- the dnaJ gene encoding molecular chaperone DnaJ: MARDLYETLNLNRNASKDDIKRSYRKLARQYHPDVNKDPGAEDMFKEISRAYEVLSDDEKRARYDRFGEAGIGGNGMEGGPDFAGAGFNDISDIFESFFGGFAGGATGGRRGGRSGGPTRGDDLRYDMVLEFTEAVFGCEKEINIAHLVTCETCRGSGAKPGAGHTTCRNCGGQGQIRQARRTPFGLFTQVVPCPVCMGRGEVIENPCPTCDGRGRNQKQTSIKINIPAGVDGGSKLRVQSEGDAGERGGPPGDLFIYIGVRNHPIFRREGQDIYSSAQISYLQAILGSEMTVETVDGPHTVVVPPGTQPETVLTLDGRGVPRVGNPNRRGNHYLQLKVAIPTKLSADERELLTKIAKVRGEKVSKKEGLEGLIDSIGNLFH, translated from the coding sequence ATGGCCAGAGATTTATACGAGACGCTCAACCTCAACCGCAACGCCTCCAAGGACGATATCAAGCGGTCCTACCGCAAGCTGGCCCGCCAGTACCACCCCGATGTCAACAAAGATCCGGGGGCTGAAGACATGTTCAAGGAAATTTCGCGGGCCTACGAGGTGCTCTCCGACGATGAGAAGCGGGCGCGCTACGACCGCTTTGGTGAGGCTGGTATCGGCGGCAACGGCATGGAGGGCGGACCGGATTTCGCTGGAGCCGGTTTCAACGACATCAGCGACATCTTTGAGAGTTTCTTTGGCGGCTTCGCGGGCGGAGCCACCGGTGGACGGCGCGGTGGTCGCAGCGGCGGCCCGACCCGTGGCGACGATCTGCGCTACGACATGGTGCTCGAATTTACCGAGGCGGTCTTTGGTTGCGAAAAAGAGATCAATATTGCCCATCTGGTTACCTGCGAGACCTGCCGGGGTTCAGGAGCCAAGCCGGGAGCCGGTCACACCACCTGCCGCAACTGCGGCGGCCAGGGCCAGATCCGTCAGGCCCGCCGCACGCCTTTTGGGCTGTTTACCCAGGTGGTGCCCTGTCCTGTCTGCATGGGCCGGGGCGAGGTGATCGAAAACCCCTGTCCGACCTGCGACGGGCGCGGTCGCAATCAAAAGCAGACCAGCATCAAGATCAACATCCCCGCCGGTGTCGATGGCGGCTCCAAGCTGCGCGTCCAGAGTGAAGGCGACGCGGGCGAGCGCGGCGGCCCGCCGGGGGATCTGTTCATCTATATCGGCGTGCGCAACCACCCAATCTTCCGGCGCGAGGGCCAGGACATCTATTCGAGCGCCCAGATTTCTTATTTGCAGGCAATCTTAGGCTCCGAGATGACCGTCGAGACCGTCGATGGCCCACACACCGTTGTCGTGCCGCCGGGCACCCAGCCTGAGACGGTGCTCACCCTCGACGGCAGGGGCGTGCCCCGCGTCGGCAATCCGAACCGCCGGGGCAACCACTATCTGCAACTGAAGGTCGCGATCCCGACCAAACTCTCCGCCGACGAGCGCGAGTTGCTCACCAAGATTGCCAAGGTGCGCGGCGAGAAGGTCTCCAAAAAAGAGGGCCTTGAGGGGCTGATCGACAGTATCGGCAACCTCTTTCACTGA
- the rsgA gene encoding ribosome small subunit-dependent GTPase A, whose translation MQLSGTVLAQEANFYRVRLDGSDLTLLCTRRARLRKTGGTVLTGDRVEVVEVDWPGGRGAIAAVAPRTSELTKPPIANCSGVLVVFSLSEPPYDPALLSRFLVQVEAEHLPALVCLSKGDEVASAVIEPIVRAIESWGYPARPVSARSGAGIGPLLAELGGTYVLAGPSGAGKSSLLNAMHPGLSLRVGDVSARLGRGRHTTRHVELFALSPRALVADAPGFSQLEITVAPEDLAVCFPEFRPYLGHCQFRNCLHRDEPGCAVRAAGLPRFDIYRSFVAEALAFDQQRRQTSEPEASLRERGGSRRRKGVAVPRLEGQYRQSSRRTVRQQLQQWDEESPED comes from the coding sequence ATGCAGCTTTCTGGCACGGTTCTGGCCCAGGAAGCAAACTTCTACCGCGTCCGCCTCGACGGCAGTGACCTGACGCTCCTCTGTACCCGCCGCGCCCGCCTGCGCAAGACCGGCGGGACTGTGCTCACCGGCGATCGCGTCGAGGTGGTCGAAGTCGATTGGCCGGGTGGCCGGGGAGCGATCGCAGCGGTGGCTCCGCGCACGTCTGAGCTGACCAAGCCCCCGATCGCCAACTGCTCTGGGGTTCTAGTCGTCTTTTCTCTCAGTGAACCGCCCTACGATCCGGCTTTGCTCAGCCGGTTTCTCGTGCAGGTCGAGGCGGAACACCTGCCGGCTCTGGTTTGCCTGAGCAAGGGCGACGAAGTGGCGAGCGCTGTTATAGAACCGATCGTCCGGGCGATCGAAAGCTGGGGCTACCCGGCTCGACCGGTGAGCGCCCGCAGCGGTGCCGGGATCGGCCCATTGCTGGCAGAGTTGGGCGGAACCTACGTGCTGGCGGGTCCTTCCGGGGCGGGCAAATCCAGCTTGCTCAACGCGATGCACCCTGGTCTGTCGCTGCGGGTGGGCGATGTCTCGGCTCGATTGGGCCGGGGCCGGCACACCACCCGCCACGTCGAACTTTTTGCCCTCAGCCCCAGGGCGCTGGTGGCGGACGCGCCGGGCTTCAGCCAGCTTGAAATCACTGTCGCCCCGGAGGACCTGGCGGTGTGTTTTCCGGAGTTCCGGCCCTACCTGGGCCACTGCCAGTTTCGCAACTGCCTGCACCGCGACGAGCCGGGCTGTGCGGTGCGGGCTGCCGGGTTGCCGCGCTTTGATATTTACCGGAGCTTTGTGGCCGAAGCGCTGGCTTTTGACCAGCAGCGGCGACAGACGAGCGAGCCGGAGGCCAGCTTGCGCGAGCGCGGCGGCTCCCGCCGCCGCAAAGGTGTGGCCGTACCGCGCCTGGAGGGGCAGTACCGCCAGTCCTCCCGCCGCACGGTCCGCCAGCAACTGCAGCAGTGGGATGAAGAGAGCCCGGAAGACTAA
- a CDS encoding sulfite oxidase-like oxidoreductase, producing the protein MLGKFFKKPDGSQQERVPPGQYLTNGFPEMTYGRTPQMDTFVWRFNVWGLAREKVFTWEEFMALPKAEFTADFHCVTRWSKLDVQWKGIRVTDFLKQVELEPGTEQVMAHCYGGYTTNIPFEDFVREDNFFAYELFGEPLPLKHGGPMRLVVPHLYAWKSAKWINGLEFLPEEKLGFWELNGYHRRGEPWSEERYSDY; encoded by the coding sequence ATGCTCGGCAAGTTTTTCAAAAAGCCCGACGGCTCCCAGCAGGAGCGCGTCCCTCCCGGCCAGTACCTGACCAACGGCTTTCCGGAGATGACCTATGGCCGGACGCCGCAGATGGATACGTTCGTCTGGCGCTTCAACGTCTGGGGGCTGGCCAGAGAAAAAGTGTTTACCTGGGAAGAGTTTATGGCTCTGCCCAAGGCCGAATTTACCGCCGACTTTCACTGCGTCACCCGCTGGAGCAAGTTGGACGTGCAGTGGAAGGGCATCCGGGTGACGGACTTTTTGAAGCAGGTCGAGCTGGAGCCAGGAACAGAGCAGGTGATGGCCCACTGCTACGGCGGCTACACCACCAATATCCCGTTCGAGGATTTTGTGCGCGAGGACAACTTCTTCGCCTACGAACTTTTTGGTGAACCGCTGCCGCTCAAGCACGGCGGGCCGATGCGCCTGGTGGTGCCGCACCTGTACGCCTGGAAGAGCGCCAAGTGGATCAACGGCCTCGAATTTTTGCCGGAAGAAAAACTCGGCTTCTGGGAGTTGAACGGCTACCACCGCCGGGGCGAACCCTGGAGCGAAGAGCGCTACAGCGATTATTAG
- a CDS encoding bifunctional 4-hydroxy-2-oxoglutarate aldolase/2-dehydro-3-deoxy-phosphogluconate aldolase, translating into MTHVLVEHFRKHRLLAIIRTDSARCALGIGRSIIAGGVRLVEVTLDTPGAEQVVGELRLCGDEVLVGCGTVLTPEAARRAIGWGAHFIVSPHTDVRIIEVARAAGVLAMSGALTPNEIVAAYQAGADLIKIFPIAPVGGLAYLNALRGPFSDLPLVPTGGIGEADFADYLGAGALAVGVGHSLAPEREVAKGRWSTIANRASEWLVRLGDQNRTSDGCLAVPEHR; encoded by the coding sequence GTGACCCACGTCCTCGTCGAACATTTTCGCAAGCACCGGCTATTGGCGATCATCCGCACCGACTCGGCCCGCTGTGCCCTGGGCATTGGCCGGTCGATCATCGCCGGTGGTGTGCGGCTGGTGGAGGTCACCCTCGACACCCCCGGTGCCGAGCAGGTCGTGGGCGAGTTGCGCCTCTGTGGCGACGAGGTGCTGGTCGGCTGCGGCACCGTGCTCACCCCCGAGGCGGCGCGCCGGGCGATCGGCTGGGGTGCCCATTTTATCGTCAGCCCCCATACGGACGTGCGGATCATCGAGGTGGCGCGGGCAGCAGGGGTGCTGGCAATGAGCGGTGCCCTCACTCCCAACGAGATCGTCGCCGCCTACCAGGCAGGAGCAGACCTCATCAAGATCTTTCCGATCGCCCCGGTAGGCGGTCTTGCCTACCTGAACGCCCTGCGCGGTCCCTTTTCGGATCTGCCGCTGGTGCCCACAGGCGGCATCGGCGAGGCGGATTTTGCGGACTATCTGGGAGCGGGAGCCCTGGCGGTCGGGGTTGGCCACTCCCTCGCTCCTGAGCGCGAGGTGGCAAAGGGCCGCTGGAGTACGATCGCAAACCGGGCGAGCGAATGGCTCGTCCGGCTTGGCGACCAGAACCGTACTTCTGACGGGTGCCTGGCCGTCCCGGAGCACCGTTAA
- a CDS encoding Uma2 family endonuclease, which produces MTTYQPVNRTVSLPLPSMYDLPSEDPEEPGLPDEFHDWQPQFLSETFQPPNYPADQILTATDLNLYYDVHNTSRYKRPDWFAVVGVPRLVDIGRLSYVIWREGTLPIVVVELLSPNTQEEDQGQTLRGQDPPSKWEVYEKILRIPYYVLFNREANTYRLFRLVGATYQEIFEPRLWIEELQIGLGLWQGRFQQVERLWLRWYDANDQWILTPTEQAEQRAEQERERAEQERQRAERAEQRAEQERQRAEQAQQRAAALAERLRALGIDPDLPA; this is translated from the coding sequence ATGACGACCTATCAACCTGTCAATAGAACCGTCTCGTTGCCCTTACCATCGATGTACGATTTACCCAGCGAAGATCCCGAGGAACCTGGCTTGCCGGATGAGTTTCACGATTGGCAACCGCAGTTTTTGAGTGAAACCTTTCAGCCGCCGAACTATCCGGCAGATCAAATCCTTACCGCTACCGATCTCAATCTCTACTACGACGTACACAACACCAGCCGCTACAAGCGTCCCGACTGGTTCGCAGTCGTCGGCGTGCCGAGGTTGGTAGACATTGGTCGGTTGAGCTATGTGATCTGGCGGGAGGGCACCCTGCCCATCGTGGTGGTCGAACTGCTGTCACCCAACACCCAGGAAGAGGACCAGGGCCAGACGCTGCGCGGTCAAGATCCGCCCTCCAAGTGGGAGGTGTACGAAAAGATCCTGCGCATTCCGTACTACGTCCTGTTCAACCGCGAAGCCAACACCTACCGGCTGTTCCGGTTAGTAGGCGCAACCTATCAGGAGATTTTCGAGCCCCGGCTGTGGATAGAAGAATTGCAGATTGGTCTTGGCCTCTGGCAGGGGCGTTTTCAGCAGGTAGAGCGCTTGTGGCTGCGCTGGTACGACGCGAACGACCAGTGGATTTTGACTCCCACTGAGCAGGCAGAGCAACGGGCAGAACAGGAACGCGAGCGGGCAGAACAGGAGCGACAGCGCGCAGAGCGGGCAGAGCAACGGGCAGAACAGGAGCGACAGCGCGCAGAGCAAGCGCAACAACGGGCAGCTGCCCTGGCAGAACGGTTGCGCGCCCTCGGAATCGATCCCGATCTACCAGCTTGA
- the modA gene encoding molybdate ABC transporter substrate-binding protein, with translation MRRWLLLILAACWLAPGLAAQAADLTVSAAISLKEAFSEIAAQFEKARPGDKVTFNFGSSGELAQQIDRGAPVDVFASAALKQMNDLDKKGLILVGTAQPFARNRLAVVVPKGSAKVTSFEQLAKVARLAIGNPKTVPAGQYASDALNKAGIYQNLLDAQKLVFAENVRQVLAYVEDGSVDAGIVYTTDARVSDKVSVGFAVPENYSAPVVYPLAVVKDSKLPELARAFVAFVLSPQGQAILQSKGFLSAK, from the coding sequence ATGCGGCGATGGCTTTTGCTCATCCTGGCAGCTTGCTGGCTTGCCCCCGGCTTAGCGGCTCAGGCAGCGGATCTCACCGTCTCGGCGGCGATCAGCCTCAAAGAAGCCTTCAGCGAAATCGCGGCCCAATTCGAGAAAGCCCGCCCCGGCGATAAAGTCACCTTCAACTTTGGTAGCTCGGGCGAGCTGGCTCAGCAGATCGATCGGGGCGCACCGGTGGACGTGTTCGCCTCCGCCGCCCTCAAACAGATGAACGACCTCGACAAGAAGGGACTGATTTTGGTGGGCACAGCCCAACCTTTTGCCCGCAACCGGCTGGCTGTCGTCGTGCCCAAAGGCAGTGCGAAGGTGACGAGTTTCGAGCAACTCGCGAAAGTTGCCCGCCTGGCCATCGGCAACCCGAAGACGGTACCTGCCGGTCAGTACGCCTCCGATGCGCTCAACAAAGCAGGCATCTACCAGAATTTGCTCGACGCCCAGAAGCTCGTCTTTGCCGAGAACGTCCGCCAGGTGCTGGCCTACGTCGAAGATGGCAGCGTCGATGCGGGCATCGTCTACACTACCGATGCCCGCGTCAGCGACAAGGTGAGCGTCGGCTTTGCTGTTCCCGAAAACTACAGCGCTCCGGTCGTTTATCCTCTGGCGGTGGTCAAGGACAGCAAACTGCCGGAGCTGGCCAGGGCCTTCGTCGCCTTTGTACTCAGCCCCCAGGGCCAGGCGATCTTGCAGAGCAAGGGCTTTTTGAGCGCAAAGTAG